A window from Nitrospirota bacterium encodes these proteins:
- the miaA gene encoding tRNA (adenosine(37)-N6)-dimethylallyltransferase MiaA: MKIPLNLPFSKGEIRFPPLEKGGEGGFESGISGERKPLLVIAGPTASGKSALAIYLAGVFNGEVISADSMQVYEGMDIGTAKPSKEELAIVPHHMFSIISPGEPFSAGEYVRLVRPLIDKLHRHGKLPIAAGGTGLYIRAVVDGLCEAPKADSEIRRRLLNEEKDHGKGYLYKRLCDVDPVSAGKIEPNDTVRIIRALEVNELAGIPISEIHTKHGFWERPYDYLIIGLTMDRKELYKRIERRVDRMIEMGLEAEVRSLMDKDYESFLLMNGLGYKQIAGYIKGWYSLDEAVNLLKRDTRRYAKRQLTWFRRDNRIKWYEVKDDCSHYLEIEFDIRRAMLT, from the coding sequence GCAAACCGCTCCTTGTTATTGCCGGTCCGACGGCGTCAGGTAAAAGCGCATTGGCGATTTACCTGGCTGGGGTCTTTAACGGTGAGGTAATAAGCGCTGACTCGATGCAGGTCTATGAAGGAATGGATATTGGTACTGCCAAACCTTCTAAGGAGGAGCTGGCAATAGTTCCTCATCACATGTTCAGCATTATCAGTCCTGGTGAGCCTTTCAGTGCAGGTGAATATGTCAGGCTCGTAAGGCCACTTATTGATAAACTGCACAGACATGGGAAACTGCCAATAGCAGCTGGTGGTACAGGACTCTATATAAGGGCTGTTGTAGACGGGCTCTGTGAAGCCCCGAAGGCCGACAGTGAGATTCGCAGAAGGTTGCTGAACGAGGAAAAAGACCATGGGAAGGGTTATCTCTATAAAAGGTTGTGTGACGTTGATCCAGTCTCAGCAGGAAAGATCGAACCTAATGATACTGTAAGGATCATCCGCGCTCTTGAGGTTAATGAACTTGCCGGTATCCCGATATCAGAAATTCATACTAAGCATGGCTTTTGGGAAAGACCATACGACTACTTAATAATCGGTCTCACCATGGATCGTAAAGAACTATATAAGAGGATTGAACGACGTGTAGACAGAATGATAGAGATGGGGCTTGAGGCAGAGGTTAGATCTCTTATGGATAAAGATTATGAATCTTTTCTATTGATGAATGGTCTTGGATATAAACAGATTGCAGGATATATCAAAGGCTGGTATAGTCTGGATGAAGCTGTAAACCTGTTAAAAAGGGACACGAGGCGATACGCAAAGAGACAGCTTACCTGGTTCCGGCGGGATAATAGAATAAAGTGGTACGAGGTAAAAGATGACTGCTCCCATTATTTGGAAATTGAATTTGATATTCGAAGAGCGATGTTAACCTGA